A single genomic interval of Lepisosteus oculatus isolate fLepOcu1 chromosome 12, fLepOcu1.hap2, whole genome shotgun sequence harbors:
- the LOC138216015 gene encoding 4-galactosyl-N-acetylglucosaminide 3-alpha-L-fucosyltransferase 9-like: MSSLSALGGVRTILISTLFLVCVVIFIILYIKPSHKWLPHHTASPPLEKTLVSSDRDQNDTVVLIWLWPFGDHFSLESCSSTFHIEGCRLTADRNLYNIADAVLLHHRDIRADLSNLPPAHRPPFQKWVWMNLESPAHSPKKPGLAKLLNVTLNYRRDSDIMVPYGSLVSRREPLKFELPKKDKLVCWIVSNWSPGHARSRYYNELRKHIEIHTYGRAFGKYISGENLLPTIASCKFYLSFENSVYQDYITEKLYNPLSVGSVPIVLGPSRGNYESYIPADAFIHVEDFPSAKELAEYLQVLDKSEEKYLQYFSWHEHFTVKLCSFWLEHACRTCGYVRRHREYQTVPNFEKWFWG, encoded by the coding sequence ATGTCATCCCTCTCTGCTCTCGGAGGTGTACGCACCATTTTGATCAGCACCCTCTTCCTGGTCTGTGTTGTAATTTTTATAATCCTGTATATAAAACCGTCTCATAAGTGGTTACCTCATCACACTGCCTCACCACCCTTAGAGAAGACCCTCGTCTCTTCTGACAGAGACCAAAATGACACTGTTGTCCTCATCTGGCTCTGGCCATTTGGAGACCACTTTTCTTTAGAGTCCTGTAGCTCCACTTTCCACATCGAGGGATGTCGATTAACAGCGGACAGGAACCTCTACAACATTGCGGATGCAGTTCTTCTCCACCACAGAGACATCAGAGCGGATCTGTCCAACCTGCCTCCTGCACACAGGCCCCCCTTCCAGAAGTGGGTCTGGATGAACTTGGAGTCACCAGCTCACTCACCAAAAAAACCTGGTCTCGCAAAATTGCTTAATGTGACCTTAAATTACCGACGGGACTCTGACATCATGGTGCCTTATGGCTCCCTTGTTTCCAGAAGAGAACCTCTGAAATTTGAACTGCCAAAGAAGGACAAGCTGGTCTGCTGGATCGTTAGCAACTGGAGTCCTGGACATGCCAGGTCACGGTACTACAATGAACTACGCAAACACATTGAAATCCACACCTACGGTCGGGCATTTGGGAAATACATCAGTGGTGAGAACCTTCTGCCCACAATAGCCAGCTGTAAGTTTTACCTCTCCTTTGAAAACTCAGTCTACCAAGACTACATCACAGAAAAGCTGTACAATCCACTGTCAGTGGGCTCAGTCCCGATTGTCCTGGGACCCTCTAGAGGAAACTACGAGAGCTACATCCCTGCAGATGCCTTTATTCATGTGGAGGATTTCCCTTCAGCAAAAGAGCTGGCTGAATATCTACAGGTGCTAGACAAGAGTGAGGAGAAGTACCTGCAGTACTTCTCCTGGCATGAGCACTTCACTGTGAAGCTGTGTTCCTTCTGGTTAGAACATGCCTGTCGGACCTGTGGTTATGTTAGAAGACACAGGGAGTACCAGACTGTTCCCAATTTTGAGAAATGGTTTTGGGGTTAA